The genomic stretch ccagctaatttttatatttttggtagagacggggtttcaccatgttggccaggctggtcttgaactcctgacctcaggtgatatgcccgcctcggcctcccaaagtgctgggattacaagtgtgagccaccacgcccagcctgtgcattgattttttagatataatgctactgcacacttaatagactacagtcaagggtaaatataacttttatatgcactgggaaactaaAAAATCCATGTAACTTGCTTTACTGCAgtactcactttattgcagtggtctggagccaaacccacaatatctccaaaATATGCCTGTAGTCAGTGGGACACATGATGCTTCTTTGGTTGGGAGATTTGTGGACATGAGTCTTGAGGAATCTTGAGAAATTGAAGAAATGATGGAAAGACAGGCTAGTCAGTGGTCAGAAGGAAAGGGGTAGGTGCTGGGTAAAACAGCAAATTGAAACAAAGAACAAAGGGGGAGgaagagaatttattttttttatttttatttttttgagactgagtctcactctgttgcccaggttagagtgcagtggcaccatctcagcttgctgcaacatccacctcccgggttcaagcgattcttgtgcctcagcctcccgagtagctgggactacaggcatgcaccaccacacccggctaatttttgtatttttaataaagacagggtttcactatgttggccaggctggtctcgaactcctgacctcgggtgatctgcccgccttggcctcccaaagtgctgggattacaggcatgagccactgtgcctggaaggAATAGAATTTAAAAAGCGTTTTTGAAATGGGAAGAAACAGTCAGATTTTGGAGGATAGGAGATGGAAGGAACCAGAAGAGGAGAAGGTCACCATCCAACTTACTGCATTTTCTGGAGAGTTTCGTGTTTCTTCAGCAGGTGTACCAGCCTGGTCTTGGTTTGGATGCCTGTGACTCTTACCATAAGGTACAAGGCCTTAGCCCGCACATTCTCATCACTGTCCATCAATCCCATAGCCAGTGGAATAGCAAAATGATGGTTCATGAGGCCTAGCCTATCCAGCGCCTCCCAGGCTAGTTCACGGAtacatggattggaatgggttgTGTCTTGTAGGAGGCGATGGGCAGTCTTAGAAACCAACTCTGAAGATATCTGGCAAGTGGCAAAAATACGTTTAAGTACCCTAAAATATCTCTTGTATTCCTCTACAGAGCAGTAAATTGTGAGGTTGAGGATGGCCTCTATTAAATCATCCACAAGCCTTCCACTATATTTTCTTCTCATCCAATTTTGGTTTGCCATGCTTTCAAGAATATCAAGGGAAGTTCCTTTTCGCACCTTGGATTTATCCTTTTGTTGACTCCTTGAAATTTTCTCTTCTACTAGAGTCATAGATGACAAGTCCCAGTCCTTAACTTGGTAGGATGAATACAGATCACAGCATAGGAAGACTGGGGTACCCTCAGGCCAAAGGCGAGCATGGATCACTGAGTTGGGGATGGCCATCAGGAGCAAAGGGCCATTGCCGCCCTTGACCAAAGAAGCACTGTGGCATTTGGTAGGCATTGAATCCATCCCAGCCAGCCAGCTGCAACGGAGCAGGAACCTCATGTCGGGGACGATTATACTTGGAATCAAGAGTAGAGAAATCAATATCCTTATCCTCCAAAAGAGGAAATTTGGTCTTTTGAATCACAAGGGACATGCTTCTCTCTTCTTCTACAACATGAGGCACAGTATTGTCAAAAGCAATGAACCGTTTGTTGACAAGGGTCTCTAGCCCCTGTAATTCCTGCCGCCCTTTTCCAAGGTAGACAAATCTGGGTACAAATACTGTTTCAAACATAAAGAAGAAGCTAGGAAGGAAGGGTTTAGGGACTTCTTGTATTTCATCTGCATTTTTTAGGATATGCAGGTGAACCAGCTGAGCTGGAGGGAGCAGCTTTAAGCAAGATACTATGTAGATACTCTGGTTGAAAGTCAACAACAGGTCACCTCAATTATGCAAAGCAGAGTGGTCCAAAATGCAGGGCTGAGTCGAACTCTGTTACAAGTCTACCGTGGAAGTCCCAGATCCGGACTGAGCCATCAATGCCACCTGTGACAAAAAGTTTCAGGGGAAGGCAGACATCAAATGAAGTGATGTCACACTCATGCAGGCATTTTGTCTCTCTCCACACAAAGCTCTGTTTTGATTCTGAAGATGTCAGAAAGCCTTCATAGTGCCAGAGACGCCAGCAGTAGCTTTCAGTGATGGCACCCACAGAACCTGGCAAGAGTATCACATGTTTTAGGGGGCAGCCACAGAGGATTTTGCTGACAGGCTGAAGGACTACCTTGTTCACCTGAAGCACGGCCTCTGTCAAGTGTATGATGTTATCCATGCCATAGGAACAGAGCAAGGCGTTTTCCTGAGGGCCTTCCAGGGTAGACAATGCCAGTACTGCCCCAGAGTGAACAGTCTTCTCTATTCGGGCACAACTATAGTGGGAAAGGGTTCTCACAATGCCACTCTCATGCCCACAGAACATCAATCCTCCTAGGCCTTTTTGCAGATGGGACCTCCCATAGGCCAAGCATCTTACTGTATCCTTACGGTCTGCTGAAGTGCACACAAGATACTTGGCTGTACAAGGAGAGCGTGTTGCATCAAACACCAGCACCTCTGAACTGCCTATTGCCACAAAGAGTTCCTCTCTCTCTGAGTCATAGGCCCAAGCCAAAGCCTTATCCATAACAAGTAGAGGCCAAGTGATAACCAGGAGATCCCCTGTTACTGGAGACAAGAAGCGCAATAAACCATCCTCAGTGGCACATAGAATCCGAGTCCAGTTATGGCCGCAGCAGACCCGCTGCACCTGCTGGGGAGCAGAACCACAGACATTGAAGAGGCTATAAAAGTAGGGCAGGTGATGCAATGAAAAACTGTAGGTGGTCTGGCAGAAAAAAGTGGTATTATCAATAAACTGCAGTCTCTGGAGATCCTCGTCAATATTCAGCTGCCGCAGCAAGTTCCCATAAGTGAGATTCCATTCCCTCACTATGCCTTCACTGCCTGCTGTTAGTAAGGTGTGGATCTCTGGCCGGCTATGGATACATATCACTGATGAGGAATGGGCTTGAAAGCTGTGGAGGAAGTTATCTTGGTCTAAACCCCAAGCGTGGATCTTTCCAGCCCTGTTTCCAGCATAGAAATTGCCCTGAGAGACACAAGTAAAGGAGCAAGTGATGGAAGAGCCACTGGCGACAGGAGTGAACTTCTTCACTTCTTCCAGCTGGCCCTGACCCCGGTGAATGAAGACCCTCACTGTATCCTCACACAGAGCCAACAGGGATCCCTGGGGGCCATTCAGGGAAAATCCCTGTACAAGCTCATGATCAGCCATAGGTACTATTTGAGCCATCTCGATGCCCATGCCATTTGGTAAGATAAACCAGGTAACCACAGCCCCCAGGGTACCAGAGAGCAGCAACTCAGCTTCTGGATCATAGAAGAAGCAGCTGGTGGAGAAATGACAGGGCACTGTACCCAGAAATCTGAACGTTCGACGGTGATCTCCAAAAAGCctcaggcgcatgtcaccacagTAAGCAATTAACATGTGGTAGGAACCTGTGTGGACCATTGCTTGAATGGGCGGCAGCTGATCCATCATGCGAAGCCTCATCTTCTCTaccattcctttcatttctgtACCCTTTTTCTGTATCCAAAGTACTGCCTAGAAGAGGATGAGAGATGAAAGCCTGACTGTGGAGGTGGATCATTTTCCAAAGTGTGGGGTAGGGAAGGCTGAATATTCAGATCCCTGTTCCCTCTGGTGTGACTAAGGAAAGACTAGACAGCTTGACTTTAGGAATCTCCTAGTACAGCAGCTCCCACTTACCCATGGTTTCCCTTTCTGTGGTTTCAACTACCTGTGTGGTCAACTGCAGTCCAAAAATatcaaatgaaaaattccagaaataaacaattcataagttttaaatggCATGCTGTTCTGAGTAGCAGGATGAAATCTCAGGCAGTCCCATCCCATCCTGCCTGGGACTTGAATTATCCCTCTGTCCAGCCTATCTACACTACATACCCTATCTGCCTGTTACGTCACTTAGTAGCCATTGCAGTTATCAGATTAACTGTCGCAGTATCACTGTGCATGTGTTCAAGAAACcctcattttatttcataatggTCCCAAAGCACAAGAATAGTAATActggcaattcagatatgccaCAGAGATGCCACAaaatgcttcctttaagtgaaaaggtgaaggTTCTTAACTTAATAAGGAAAGCAATTGTATGCTGAGTTGCTACCATCTATAGT from Pan paniscus chromosome 20, NHGRI_mPanPan1-v2.0_pri, whole genome shotgun sequence encodes the following:
- the LOC100993682 gene encoding WD repeat-containing protein 87-like, which translates into the protein MSIKSWDITRKSSSSRLIPEWKNLKFLINKILKDIKIDEEPKNDVVLLSDWPETLYQESHHPQNKPFVCFYYSIKVNCFVSLNWMEPCGKMQAVLWIQKKGTEMKGMVEKMRLRMMDQLPPIQAMVHTGSYHMLIAYCGDMRLRLFGDHRRTFRFLGTVPCHFSTSCFFYDPEAELLLSGTLGAVVTWFILPNGMGIEMAQIVPMADHELVQGFSLNGPQGSLLALCEDTVRVFIHRGQGQLEEVKKFTPVASGSSITCSFTCVSQGNFYAGNRAGKIHAWGLDQDNFLHSFQAHSSSVICIHSRPEIHTLLTAGSEGIVREWNLTYGNLLRQLNIDEDLQRLQFIDNTTFFCQTTYSFSLHHLPYFYSLFNVCGSAPQQVQRVCCGHNWTRILCATEDGLLRFLSPVTGDLLVITWPLLVMDKALAWAYDSEREELFVAIGSSEVLVFDATRSPCTAKYLVCTSADRKDTVRCLAYGRSHLQKGLGGLMFCGHESGIVRTLSHYSCARIEKTVHSGAVLALSTLEGPQENALLCSYGMDNIIHLTEAVLQVNKVVLQPVSKILCGCPLKHVILLPGSVGAITESYCWRLWHYEGFLTSSESKQSFVWRETKCLHECDITSFDVCLPLKLFVTGGIDGSVRIWDFHGRLVTEFDSALHFGPLCFA